The following are encoded together in the Neomonachus schauinslandi chromosome X, ASM220157v2, whole genome shotgun sequence genome:
- the BCOR gene encoding BCL-6 corepressor isoform X2, whose product MLSATPLYGNVHSWMNSERVRMCGINEDRKIPVNDGDASKARLELREENPLNHNVVDATTAHRIDGLAALSMDRTGLIREGLRVPGNIVYSSLCGLGSEKGREAATSTLGGLGFSSERNPEMQFKPNTPETVEASAVSGKAPNGFSAIYKTPPGIQKSAVPTAETLGLDRPASDKQSPLNINGASYLRLPWVNPYMEGATPAIYPFLDSPNKYSLNMYKALLPQQSYSLAQPLYSPVCTNGERFLYLPPPHYVSPHIPSSLASPMRLSTPSASPAIPPLVHCADKSLPWKMGVSPGNPVDSHAYPHIQNSKQPRVPSAKAVTSGLPGDTALLLPPSPRPSPRVHLPSQPAADTYSEFHKHYARISTSPSVTLSKPYLTVSSEFPSARLSNGKYPKGPEGAESAPPVPGHARKAAGQDRKDGGSPPLLEKQTVTKDVTDKPLDLSAKVVDVDAAKADHMKKMAPTVLVHSRAGSGLVLSGSEIPKETLSPPGNGCAIYRSEIISTAPSSWVVPGPSPNEENNGKSLPLKNKALDWAIPQPRSSSCPRMGGTDAVVTNVSGSGSSAGRPASASPAPNANADGCKTSRSSMDTTPSVIQHVGQPPATPAKHGGSTSSKGAKASNPEPSFKANENGLPPSSIFLSPNEAFRSPPIPYPRSYLPYPAPEGIAISPLSLHGKGPVYPHPVLLPNGSLFPGHLAPKPGLPYGLPTGRPEFVTYQDALGLGMVHPMLIPHTPIEITKEEKPERRSRSHERRYEDPTLRNRFSEMLEASSTKLHPEVPSDKNLKPSPSWNQGKTVVKSDKLVYVDLLREEPDAKADANAAKPGFAAESVGPSAEPTKPPADPALQPHRDFVALREELGRISDFHEAYAFKQAPGQSVFSLSKENVPAGTNKENLGLPVSTPFLEPTLGSDGPAVTFGKTQEDPKPFCVGSAPPSVDVTPTYTKDGADEAESTDGKVLKPKPSKLAKRIANSAGYVGDRFKCVTTELYADSSQLSREQRALQMEGLQEDSILCLPAAYCERAMMRFSELEMKEREGGHPTAKDSEVCKFSPADWDRLKGNQDKKPKSVALEEAIADQNDNERCEYSAGNKHDPFEAPEDKDLPVEKYFMDRQPMSEPPADQAAVDMPHSSPLRLDRKRKVSGDSNHTETTVEELPEDPLLKAKRRRVSKGLHPKKQRHLLHLRERWEQQVSAAESKAGRQGRKEVTQAVQPEVTAQGTNSPEEKPGRKRAEAKGNRSWSEESLKSNDNEQGLPVFSGSPPMKSLSSTNASGKKQTQPSCTPASRPPAKQQKIKESQKTDVLCTDEEEDCQAASLLQKYTDSSEKPSGKRLCKTKHLIPQEPRQGLSLPGDYYVENTDGKVTVRRFRKRPEPSSDYDLSPAKQDQKPFDRLQQLLPASQSSQLPRSSSPPETTQSRPMPPEARRLIVNKNAGETLLQRAARLGYEEVVLYCLENKICDVNHRDNAGYCALHEACARGWLNIVRHLLEYGADVNCSAQDGTRPLHDAVENDHLEIVRLLLSYGADPTLATYSGRTIMKMTHSELMEKFLTDYLNDLQGRSDEDSNGSWEFYGSSVCEPDDESGYDVLANPPGPEDQDDDDEAYSDVFEFEFSESPLLPCYNIQVSVAQGPRNWLLLSDVLKKLKMSSRIFRCNFPNVEIVTIAEAELYRQVSASLLFSCSKDLEAFNPESKELLDLVEFTSELQTLLGSSVEWLHPSDIASDDYW is encoded by the exons ATGCTTTCAGCAACCCCCCTGTATGGGAACGTTCACAGCTGGATGAACAGCGAGAGGGTCCGCATGTGTGGGATCAACGAAGACAG gaaaattccTGTAAATGATGGTGACGCTTCAAAGGCCAGACTGGAACTGAGGGAAGAAAATCCCTTGAACCACAACGTG GTGGATGCCACTACGGCCCATCGGATCGATGGCCTGGCTGCGCTGAGCATGGACCGCACTGGCCTGATCCGGGAAGGGCTGCGCGTCCCCGGCAACATCGTCTATTCTAGCTTGTGTGGACTGGGCTCGGAGAAAGGTCGGGAGGCTGCCACGAGCACCCTAGGTGGTCTTGGGTTCTCGTCCGAGAGAAATCCAGAAATGCAGTTTAAACCGAACACCCCCGAGACGGTGGAGGCTTCCGCTGTCTCCGGAAAAGCCCCAAATGGCTTCAGTGCTATCTACAAAACACCACCCGGAATACAAAAAAGTGCTGTACCCACAGCAGAAACACTGGGCTTGGACAGGCCTGCCAGCGACAAACAGAGCCCTCTCAACATCAATGGTGCTAGTTATCTGCGGCTGCCCTGGGTCAATCCTTACATGGAGGGCGCCACGCCAGCCATCTACCCTTTCCTCGACTCGCCAAATAAGTATTCACTGAACATGTACAAGGCCTTGCTACCTCAGCAGTCCTACAGCTTGGCCCAGCCGCTGTATTCGCCAGTGTGCACCAACGGGGAGCGCTTTCTCTACCTGCCGCCGCCTCACTACGTCAGTCCCCACATCCCGTCGTCCCTGGCTTCGCCCATGAGGCTCTCGACCCCTTCGGCCTCCCCGGCCATCCCACCTCTGGTCCACTGCGCCGACAAAAGCCTGCCCTGGAAGATGGGCGTCAGTCCCGGGAACCCCGTCGACTCCCATGCCTATCCCCACATCCAGAACAGTAAACAGCCGAGGGTGCCCTCTGCCAAGGCGGTCACCAGTGGCCTGCCCGGCGACACGGCTCTCCTGCTGCCCCCTTCGCCTCGGCCTTCGCCCCGGGTccaccttccctcccagcccGCCGCGGACACCTACTCCGAATTTCACAAGCACTACGCCAGGATCTCCACCTCGCCCTCCGTCACCCTGTCGAAGCCATACCTGACGGTCAGCAGTGAGTTCCCCTCAGCCAGGCTCTCCAACGGCAAGTACCCTAAGGGCCCGGAAGGGGCCGAGAGCGCCCCGCCGGTTCCCGGGCACGCCCGGAAAGCGGCGGGCCAAGACAGAAAAGACGGGGGCTCCCCTCCTCTGTTGGAGAAGCAGACGGTCACCAAAGACGTCACCGATAAGCCGCTGGACTTGTCTGCGAAAGTGGTGGACGTGGATGCGGCCAAAGCCGACCACATGAAAAAGATGGCTCCCACGGTCCTGGTTCACAGCCGGGCCGGCAGCGGCCTAGTGCTCTCCGGAAGTGAGATTCCGAAAGAAACACTGTCTCCTCCCGGAAACGGCTGTGCTATCTATAGATCTGAAATCATTAGCACGGCTCCCTCATCCTGGGTGGTGCCCGGGCCGAGCCCCAACGAAGAGAACAATGGCAAAAGCCTGCCGCTGAAAAACAAGGCCTTGGACTGGGCGATCCCGCAGCCGAGGAGTTCATCGTGTCCCCGCATGGGCGGCACGGACGCCGTGGTCACGAACGTCTCGGGCTCGGGCTCGAGCGCGGGCCGCCCGGCCTCCGCGTCGCCGGCCCCCAATGCCAATGCGGATGGCTGCAAGACCAGCAGGAGCTCCATGGACACCACGCCATCCGTCATTCAGCACGTGGGCCAGCCTCCAGCCACGCCTGCCAAGCACGGCGGCAGCACCAGCAGCAAGGGCGCCAAAGCCAGCAACCCGGAGCCGAGCTTCAAAGCAAACGAGAACGGCCTCCCGCCTAGCTCCATCTTTCTGTCTCCAAACGAGGCGTTTAGGTCCCCACCAATCCCCTACCCCAGGAGTTACCTCCCTTACCCGGCACCCGAGGGCATCGCTATAAGTCCCCTCTCCTTACATGGCAAGGGACCTGTCTACCCTCACCCCGTGTTGCTGCCCAACGGCAGTCTCTTCCCTGGGCACCTTGCCCCAAAGCCCGGACTGCCCTACGGGCTGCCCACGGGCCGGCCGGAGTTTGTGACCTACCAAGACGCGCTGGGGTTGGGCATGGTGCATCCCATGTTGATACCTCACACGCCCATAGAGATCACTAAGGAGGAGAAACCCGAGAGGAGGTCCCGCTCCCACGAGAGACGCTACGAGGACCCAACCCTCCGGAACCGGTTTTCCGAGATGCTGGAGGCCAGCAGCACCAAGCTGCACCCAGAAGTCCCCTCCGACAAGAACCTAAAGCCCAGCCCCAGCTGGAATCAAGGGAAAACTGTTGTCAAGAGCGACAAGCTTGTCTATGTCGACCTGCTCCGGGAGGAGCCAGATGCTAAAGCGGACGCGAACGCGGCCAAGCCGGGCTTCGCGGCCGAGAGCGTGGGCCCGAGCGCCGAGCCCACCAAGCCCCCGGCTGACCCGGCCCTGCAGCCGCACCGCGATTTCGTCGCCCTGAGAGAGGAGTTGGGGCGCATCAGTGATTTCCACGAAGCTTATGCTTTCAAACAGGCCCCGGGCCAGTCAGTCTTCAGCTTAAGCAAGGAGAACGTTCCGGCCGGAACCAACAAGGAGAACCTGGGGCTGCCAGTCTCGACTCCCTTCCTGGAACCAACTCTGGGGAGCGATGGCCCGGCTGTAACTTTTGGTAAAACCCAAGAGGATCCCAAACCGTTTTGTGTGGGCAGTGCCCCACCGAGTGTGGATGTCACCCCCACCTATACCAAAGATGGAGCCGATGAGGCGGAATCCACTGATGGCAAAGTTCTCAAACCGAAGCCATCGAAGCTGGCCAAGAGAATCGCGAATTCCGCTGGTTACGTGGGTGACCGATTCAAATGTGTCACTACCGAACTGTACGCAGATTCCAGCCAGCTCAGCCGGGAGCAGCGCGCCTTGCAG ATGGAAGGATTACAAGAGGACAGTATTTTATGTCTACCCGCTGCTTACTGTGAG CGTGCAATGATGCGCTTCTCAGAGCTGGAGATGAAAGAGCGAGAAGGTGGCCACCCAACAGCCAAAGACTCCGAGGTGTGCAAATTCAGCCCCGCCGACTGGGACAGGTTGAAAGGAAATCAGGACAAAAAGCCAAAGTCGGTCGCCCTGGAAGAGGCCATTGCCGACCAGAATGACAATGAGAGAT GCGAATACAGTGCTGGCAACAAACACGACCCTTTTGAGGCTCCAGAGGACAAAGATCTTCCTGTGGAGAAATACTTCATGGACAGGCAGCCCATGAGCGAGCCACCCGCTGACCAGGCGGCCGTGGACATGCCACACAGCTCCCCGCTCCGGCTGGACAGAAAGCGCAAAGTCTCAGGTGACAGCAACCACACTGAGACCACTGTGGAAGAGCTGCCGGAGGACCCTCTCCTGAAGGCCAAGCGGAGACGGGTCTCCAAAG GGCTCCATCCTAAAAAGCAACGGCACTTGCTGCATCTTAGAGAACGCTGGGAACAGCAGGTGTCGGCCGCAGAGAGCAAAGCTGGCCGCCAGGGCAGGAAGGAAGTGACCCAGGCAGTTCAGCCTGAGGTCACCGCCCAGGGCACTAACAGCCCCGAAGAGAAACCTGGCAGAAAAAGGGCTGAGGCCAAAGGCAACCGAAGCTGGTCGGAGGAGTCCCTCAAATCCAATGACAATGAACAAG GCTTGCCTGTGTTCTCCGGCTCTCCGCCCATGAAGAGCCTTTCATCCACCAATGCAAGCGGCAAAAAGCAGACTCAGCCAAGCTGCACGCCAGCCTCGAGGCCGCCTGCCAAAcagcagaaaattaaagaaagccAGAAGACAGATGTGCTGTGCACAGACGAAGAAGAGGATTGCCAGGCGGCCTCCCTGCTGCAGAAATACACCGACAGCAGCGAGAAACCATCCGGGAAGAGACTGTGCAAAACCAAGCATCTGATCCCTCAGGAGCCCAGGCAGGGCTTGTCGCTGCCGGGAGACTACTATGTGGAGAACACGGACGGCAAG GTGACCGTCCGGAGGTTCCGGAAGCGGCCCGAGCCCAGCTCCGACTACGATCTGTCACCAGCCAAGCAGGACCAGAAGCCCTTCGACCGTTTGCAACAATTGCTGCCGGCTTCCCAGTCCTCACAGCTGCCACGCTCAAGCTCCCCTCCAGAGACCACCCAGTCGCGCCCGATGCCTCCAGAAGCCCGGAGACTCATCGTCAATAAGAACGCAGGCGAGACCCTTCTGCAGCGGGCCGCCAGGCTCGGCTATGAG GAGGTGGTCTTGTACTGCCTGGAGAACAAGATTTGTGACGTGAACCATCGAGATAACGCGGGTTACTGCGCCCTGCATGAGGCTTGTGCAAGGGGCTGGCTCAACATCGTGCGGCACCTGCTCGAATACGGCGCAGATGTCAACTGCAGTGCCCAGGACGGAACCAG ACCTCTTCATGATGCCGTTGAGAATGATCACCTGGAAATTGTCCGCTTGCTCCTCTCCTATGGTGCTGACCCCACTTTGGCTACGTACTCAGGTAGAACCATCATGAAAATGACCCACAGCGAACTTATGGAAAAGTTTTTAACAG aTTATTTAAACGACCTACAGGGTCGCAGTGACGAAGACTCCAATGGCTCTTGGGAGTTCTATGGCAGCTCTGTGTGTG AACCAGATGATGAAAGTGGATATGATGTTTTAGCGAACCCCCCGGGACCAGAGGACCAGGATGACGACGATGAGGCCTACAGCGATGTGTTTGAATTTGAGTTTTCGGAGAGCCCCCTCTTACCATGTTATAACATCCAAGTGTCCGTCGCTCAGGG GCCTCGAAACTGGCTACTGCTCTCGGATGTGCTCAAGAAGCTGAAAATGTCCTCCCGCATCTTCCGCTGCAACTTCCCAAACGTGGAAATTGTCACCATCGCTGAGGCTGAGTTATACCGGCAAGTGTCGGCAAGTCTCTTGTTCTCCTGCTCCAAAGACCTGGAGGCCTTCAACCCAGAAAGCAAGGAGCTCTTAGATCTGGTGGAGTTCACCAGCGAGCTGCAGACTCTGCTGGGCTCGTCCGTGGAATGGTTGCACCCCAGCGACATTGCGTCGGATGACTACTGGTGA
- the BCOR gene encoding BCL-6 corepressor isoform X1: protein MLSATPLYGNVHSWMNSERVRMCGINEDRKIPVNDGDASKARLELREENPLNHNVVDATTAHRIDGLAALSMDRTGLIREGLRVPGNIVYSSLCGLGSEKGREAATSTLGGLGFSSERNPEMQFKPNTPETVEASAVSGKAPNGFSAIYKTPPGIQKSAVPTAETLGLDRPASDKQSPLNINGASYLRLPWVNPYMEGATPAIYPFLDSPNKYSLNMYKALLPQQSYSLAQPLYSPVCTNGERFLYLPPPHYVSPHIPSSLASPMRLSTPSASPAIPPLVHCADKSLPWKMGVSPGNPVDSHAYPHIQNSKQPRVPSAKAVTSGLPGDTALLLPPSPRPSPRVHLPSQPAADTYSEFHKHYARISTSPSVTLSKPYLTVSSEFPSARLSNGKYPKGPEGAESAPPVPGHARKAAGQDRKDGGSPPLLEKQTVTKDVTDKPLDLSAKVVDVDAAKADHMKKMAPTVLVHSRAGSGLVLSGSEIPKETLSPPGNGCAIYRSEIISTAPSSWVVPGPSPNEENNGKSLPLKNKALDWAIPQPRSSSCPRMGGTDAVVTNVSGSGSSAGRPASASPAPNANADGCKTSRSSMDTTPSVIQHVGQPPATPAKHGGSTSSKGAKASNPEPSFKANENGLPPSSIFLSPNEAFRSPPIPYPRSYLPYPAPEGIAISPLSLHGKGPVYPHPVLLPNGSLFPGHLAPKPGLPYGLPTGRPEFVTYQDALGLGMVHPMLIPHTPIEITKEEKPERRSRSHERRYEDPTLRNRFSEMLEASSTKLHPEVPSDKNLKPSPSWNQGKTVVKSDKLVYVDLLREEPDAKADANAAKPGFAAESVGPSAEPTKPPADPALQPHRDFVALREELGRISDFHEAYAFKQAPGQSVFSLSKENVPAGTNKENLGLPVSTPFLEPTLGSDGPAVTFGKTQEDPKPFCVGSAPPSVDVTPTYTKDGADEAESTDGKVLKPKPSKLAKRIANSAGYVGDRFKCVTTELYADSSQLSREQRALQMEGLQEDSILCLPAAYCERAMMRFSELEMKEREGGHPTAKDSEVCKFSPADWDRLKGNQDKKPKSVALEEAIADQNDNERCEYSAGNKHDPFEAPEDKDLPVEKYFMDRQPMSEPPADQAAVDMPHSSPLRLDRKRKVSGDSNHTETTVEELPEDPLLKAKRRRVSKDDWPEREMTNSSSNHLEDPHYSELTNLKVCIELTGLHPKKQRHLLHLRERWEQQVSAAESKAGRQGRKEVTQAVQPEVTAQGTNSPEEKPGRKRAEAKGNRSWSEESLKSNDNEQGLPVFSGSPPMKSLSSTNASGKKQTQPSCTPASRPPAKQQKIKESQKTDVLCTDEEEDCQAASLLQKYTDSSEKPSGKRLCKTKHLIPQEPRQGLSLPGDYYVENTDGKVTVRRFRKRPEPSSDYDLSPAKQDQKPFDRLQQLLPASQSSQLPRSSSPPETTQSRPMPPEARRLIVNKNAGETLLQRAARLGYEEVVLYCLENKICDVNHRDNAGYCALHEACARGWLNIVRHLLEYGADVNCSAQDGTRPLHDAVENDHLEIVRLLLSYGADPTLATYSGRTIMKMTHSELMEKFLTDYLNDLQGRSDEDSNGSWEFYGSSVCEPDDESGYDVLANPPGPEDQDDDDEAYSDVFEFEFSESPLLPCYNIQVSVAQGPRNWLLLSDVLKKLKMSSRIFRCNFPNVEIVTIAEAELYRQVSASLLFSCSKDLEAFNPESKELLDLVEFTSELQTLLGSSVEWLHPSDIASDDYW, encoded by the exons ATGCTTTCAGCAACCCCCCTGTATGGGAACGTTCACAGCTGGATGAACAGCGAGAGGGTCCGCATGTGTGGGATCAACGAAGACAG gaaaattccTGTAAATGATGGTGACGCTTCAAAGGCCAGACTGGAACTGAGGGAAGAAAATCCCTTGAACCACAACGTG GTGGATGCCACTACGGCCCATCGGATCGATGGCCTGGCTGCGCTGAGCATGGACCGCACTGGCCTGATCCGGGAAGGGCTGCGCGTCCCCGGCAACATCGTCTATTCTAGCTTGTGTGGACTGGGCTCGGAGAAAGGTCGGGAGGCTGCCACGAGCACCCTAGGTGGTCTTGGGTTCTCGTCCGAGAGAAATCCAGAAATGCAGTTTAAACCGAACACCCCCGAGACGGTGGAGGCTTCCGCTGTCTCCGGAAAAGCCCCAAATGGCTTCAGTGCTATCTACAAAACACCACCCGGAATACAAAAAAGTGCTGTACCCACAGCAGAAACACTGGGCTTGGACAGGCCTGCCAGCGACAAACAGAGCCCTCTCAACATCAATGGTGCTAGTTATCTGCGGCTGCCCTGGGTCAATCCTTACATGGAGGGCGCCACGCCAGCCATCTACCCTTTCCTCGACTCGCCAAATAAGTATTCACTGAACATGTACAAGGCCTTGCTACCTCAGCAGTCCTACAGCTTGGCCCAGCCGCTGTATTCGCCAGTGTGCACCAACGGGGAGCGCTTTCTCTACCTGCCGCCGCCTCACTACGTCAGTCCCCACATCCCGTCGTCCCTGGCTTCGCCCATGAGGCTCTCGACCCCTTCGGCCTCCCCGGCCATCCCACCTCTGGTCCACTGCGCCGACAAAAGCCTGCCCTGGAAGATGGGCGTCAGTCCCGGGAACCCCGTCGACTCCCATGCCTATCCCCACATCCAGAACAGTAAACAGCCGAGGGTGCCCTCTGCCAAGGCGGTCACCAGTGGCCTGCCCGGCGACACGGCTCTCCTGCTGCCCCCTTCGCCTCGGCCTTCGCCCCGGGTccaccttccctcccagcccGCCGCGGACACCTACTCCGAATTTCACAAGCACTACGCCAGGATCTCCACCTCGCCCTCCGTCACCCTGTCGAAGCCATACCTGACGGTCAGCAGTGAGTTCCCCTCAGCCAGGCTCTCCAACGGCAAGTACCCTAAGGGCCCGGAAGGGGCCGAGAGCGCCCCGCCGGTTCCCGGGCACGCCCGGAAAGCGGCGGGCCAAGACAGAAAAGACGGGGGCTCCCCTCCTCTGTTGGAGAAGCAGACGGTCACCAAAGACGTCACCGATAAGCCGCTGGACTTGTCTGCGAAAGTGGTGGACGTGGATGCGGCCAAAGCCGACCACATGAAAAAGATGGCTCCCACGGTCCTGGTTCACAGCCGGGCCGGCAGCGGCCTAGTGCTCTCCGGAAGTGAGATTCCGAAAGAAACACTGTCTCCTCCCGGAAACGGCTGTGCTATCTATAGATCTGAAATCATTAGCACGGCTCCCTCATCCTGGGTGGTGCCCGGGCCGAGCCCCAACGAAGAGAACAATGGCAAAAGCCTGCCGCTGAAAAACAAGGCCTTGGACTGGGCGATCCCGCAGCCGAGGAGTTCATCGTGTCCCCGCATGGGCGGCACGGACGCCGTGGTCACGAACGTCTCGGGCTCGGGCTCGAGCGCGGGCCGCCCGGCCTCCGCGTCGCCGGCCCCCAATGCCAATGCGGATGGCTGCAAGACCAGCAGGAGCTCCATGGACACCACGCCATCCGTCATTCAGCACGTGGGCCAGCCTCCAGCCACGCCTGCCAAGCACGGCGGCAGCACCAGCAGCAAGGGCGCCAAAGCCAGCAACCCGGAGCCGAGCTTCAAAGCAAACGAGAACGGCCTCCCGCCTAGCTCCATCTTTCTGTCTCCAAACGAGGCGTTTAGGTCCCCACCAATCCCCTACCCCAGGAGTTACCTCCCTTACCCGGCACCCGAGGGCATCGCTATAAGTCCCCTCTCCTTACATGGCAAGGGACCTGTCTACCCTCACCCCGTGTTGCTGCCCAACGGCAGTCTCTTCCCTGGGCACCTTGCCCCAAAGCCCGGACTGCCCTACGGGCTGCCCACGGGCCGGCCGGAGTTTGTGACCTACCAAGACGCGCTGGGGTTGGGCATGGTGCATCCCATGTTGATACCTCACACGCCCATAGAGATCACTAAGGAGGAGAAACCCGAGAGGAGGTCCCGCTCCCACGAGAGACGCTACGAGGACCCAACCCTCCGGAACCGGTTTTCCGAGATGCTGGAGGCCAGCAGCACCAAGCTGCACCCAGAAGTCCCCTCCGACAAGAACCTAAAGCCCAGCCCCAGCTGGAATCAAGGGAAAACTGTTGTCAAGAGCGACAAGCTTGTCTATGTCGACCTGCTCCGGGAGGAGCCAGATGCTAAAGCGGACGCGAACGCGGCCAAGCCGGGCTTCGCGGCCGAGAGCGTGGGCCCGAGCGCCGAGCCCACCAAGCCCCCGGCTGACCCGGCCCTGCAGCCGCACCGCGATTTCGTCGCCCTGAGAGAGGAGTTGGGGCGCATCAGTGATTTCCACGAAGCTTATGCTTTCAAACAGGCCCCGGGCCAGTCAGTCTTCAGCTTAAGCAAGGAGAACGTTCCGGCCGGAACCAACAAGGAGAACCTGGGGCTGCCAGTCTCGACTCCCTTCCTGGAACCAACTCTGGGGAGCGATGGCCCGGCTGTAACTTTTGGTAAAACCCAAGAGGATCCCAAACCGTTTTGTGTGGGCAGTGCCCCACCGAGTGTGGATGTCACCCCCACCTATACCAAAGATGGAGCCGATGAGGCGGAATCCACTGATGGCAAAGTTCTCAAACCGAAGCCATCGAAGCTGGCCAAGAGAATCGCGAATTCCGCTGGTTACGTGGGTGACCGATTCAAATGTGTCACTACCGAACTGTACGCAGATTCCAGCCAGCTCAGCCGGGAGCAGCGCGCCTTGCAG ATGGAAGGATTACAAGAGGACAGTATTTTATGTCTACCCGCTGCTTACTGTGAG CGTGCAATGATGCGCTTCTCAGAGCTGGAGATGAAAGAGCGAGAAGGTGGCCACCCAACAGCCAAAGACTCCGAGGTGTGCAAATTCAGCCCCGCCGACTGGGACAGGTTGAAAGGAAATCAGGACAAAAAGCCAAAGTCGGTCGCCCTGGAAGAGGCCATTGCCGACCAGAATGACAATGAGAGAT GCGAATACAGTGCTGGCAACAAACACGACCCTTTTGAGGCTCCAGAGGACAAAGATCTTCCTGTGGAGAAATACTTCATGGACAGGCAGCCCATGAGCGAGCCACCCGCTGACCAGGCGGCCGTGGACATGCCACACAGCTCCCCGCTCCGGCTGGACAGAAAGCGCAAAGTCTCAGGTGACAGCAACCACACTGAGACCACTGTGGAAGAGCTGCCGGAGGACCCTCTCCTGAAGGCCAAGCGGAGACGGGTCTCCAAAG ATGACTGGCCTGAGAGGGAAATGACAAACAGTTCCTCTAACCACTTAGAAGACCCACATTATAGTGAGCTGACCAACCTGAAGGTGTGCATTGAATTAACAGGGCTCCATCCTAAAAAGCAACGGCACTTGCTGCATCTTAGAGAACGCTGGGAACAGCAGGTGTCGGCCGCAGAGAGCAAAGCTGGCCGCCAGGGCAGGAAGGAAGTGACCCAGGCAGTTCAGCCTGAGGTCACCGCCCAGGGCACTAACAGCCCCGAAGAGAAACCTGGCAGAAAAAGGGCTGAGGCCAAAGGCAACCGAAGCTGGTCGGAGGAGTCCCTCAAATCCAATGACAATGAACAAG GCTTGCCTGTGTTCTCCGGCTCTCCGCCCATGAAGAGCCTTTCATCCACCAATGCAAGCGGCAAAAAGCAGACTCAGCCAAGCTGCACGCCAGCCTCGAGGCCGCCTGCCAAAcagcagaaaattaaagaaagccAGAAGACAGATGTGCTGTGCACAGACGAAGAAGAGGATTGCCAGGCGGCCTCCCTGCTGCAGAAATACACCGACAGCAGCGAGAAACCATCCGGGAAGAGACTGTGCAAAACCAAGCATCTGATCCCTCAGGAGCCCAGGCAGGGCTTGTCGCTGCCGGGAGACTACTATGTGGAGAACACGGACGGCAAG GTGACCGTCCGGAGGTTCCGGAAGCGGCCCGAGCCCAGCTCCGACTACGATCTGTCACCAGCCAAGCAGGACCAGAAGCCCTTCGACCGTTTGCAACAATTGCTGCCGGCTTCCCAGTCCTCACAGCTGCCACGCTCAAGCTCCCCTCCAGAGACCACCCAGTCGCGCCCGATGCCTCCAGAAGCCCGGAGACTCATCGTCAATAAGAACGCAGGCGAGACCCTTCTGCAGCGGGCCGCCAGGCTCGGCTATGAG GAGGTGGTCTTGTACTGCCTGGAGAACAAGATTTGTGACGTGAACCATCGAGATAACGCGGGTTACTGCGCCCTGCATGAGGCTTGTGCAAGGGGCTGGCTCAACATCGTGCGGCACCTGCTCGAATACGGCGCAGATGTCAACTGCAGTGCCCAGGACGGAACCAG ACCTCTTCATGATGCCGTTGAGAATGATCACCTGGAAATTGTCCGCTTGCTCCTCTCCTATGGTGCTGACCCCACTTTGGCTACGTACTCAGGTAGAACCATCATGAAAATGACCCACAGCGAACTTATGGAAAAGTTTTTAACAG aTTATTTAAACGACCTACAGGGTCGCAGTGACGAAGACTCCAATGGCTCTTGGGAGTTCTATGGCAGCTCTGTGTGTG AACCAGATGATGAAAGTGGATATGATGTTTTAGCGAACCCCCCGGGACCAGAGGACCAGGATGACGACGATGAGGCCTACAGCGATGTGTTTGAATTTGAGTTTTCGGAGAGCCCCCTCTTACCATGTTATAACATCCAAGTGTCCGTCGCTCAGGG GCCTCGAAACTGGCTACTGCTCTCGGATGTGCTCAAGAAGCTGAAAATGTCCTCCCGCATCTTCCGCTGCAACTTCCCAAACGTGGAAATTGTCACCATCGCTGAGGCTGAGTTATACCGGCAAGTGTCGGCAAGTCTCTTGTTCTCCTGCTCCAAAGACCTGGAGGCCTTCAACCCAGAAAGCAAGGAGCTCTTAGATCTGGTGGAGTTCACCAGCGAGCTGCAGACTCTGCTGGGCTCGTCCGTGGAATGGTTGCACCCCAGCGACATTGCGTCGGATGACTACTGGTGA